A window of Pseudomonas denitrificans (nom. rej.) genomic DNA:
CTTGGGCGGCGGCGCGAGTGTGGCTATCCTTTGCCCATCGAATCCGGAGACATCGCCTTGAGAGCTTTCCTCGCCCTGTTGCTGGCCTTTTCCTTCAGTACCTTCGTCATGGCTTCCGAATCCGAGGAAGCCAAGCCGGAAGACGCCAACAAGCCCGTATTCATCGACCTCACCCCGGCGCTGGTGGGCAACTATGGCAGCGGTCCGCGCCTGAAGTACTTCAAGGCCGACATCGCGCTGAAGGTCACCGGCAAGGAGGCCTCCGAGAAGGTCGAACACCACGAGCCGCTGATCCGCAACCAGTTGGTTATGCTGTTCGCCCAGCAGACCGACGACTCCCTCGGCAGCGTCGACGGCAAGGAGAAACTGCGCCAGGAAGCCCTCAAGCAGGTGCAGACCGCCCTCCAGCAGGAGGAGGGCAAGCCGCTGGTGGACGACCTGCTGTTCAACAACCTGATCGTCCAGCCCTGATCTCCTCCGGGCTGCGCCTGCATGAGTGCGCCTCATGCAGGCCAAGCGACACCCGGCTG
This region includes:
- a CDS encoding flagellar basal body-associated protein FliL, coding for MRAFLALLLAFSFSTFVMASESEEAKPEDANKPVFIDLTPALVGNYGSGPRLKYFKADIALKVTGKEASEKVEHHEPLIRNQLVMLFAQQTDDSLGSVDGKEKLRQEALKQVQTALQQEEGKPLVDDLLFNNLIVQP